A genomic region of Arachis stenosperma cultivar V10309 chromosome 9, arast.V10309.gnm1.PFL2, whole genome shotgun sequence contains the following coding sequences:
- the LOC130949539 gene encoding GRF1-interacting factor 1-like, translating to MQQQSQQQHLMQMQMQMQPMMPPYYPNNVTTDHIQQYLDENKSLILKIVESQNSGKLSECAENQSRLQRNLMYLAAIADSQPQQPPAMPAHQYPSSGIMQQGSHYMQAQQQQQQQLMAARSSLLYAQQPFSLLQHQQQLGVTSSSTASPALHMLQSPEASMASEGLPDFGRGSTGEGLVGGGGRGLLVGIGSSSAEGNSGDDGN from the exons ATGCAGCAGCAGTCGCAGCAACAGCACCTGATGCAGATGCAGATGCAGATGCAGCCCATGATGCCTCCCTACTACCCCAACAACGTCACCACCGATCACATTCAACAG TATCTAGATGAGAACAAGTCCTTGATTCTGAAGATTGTTGAAAGCCAGAATTCTGGGAAGCTGAGCGAATGCGCCGA gAATCAATCTAGGCTTCAGAGAAATCTTATGTACCTAGCTGCAATTGCTGATTCTCAACCCCAACAACCTCCTGCCATGCCGGCTCATCAG TACCCCTCTAGTGGGATTATGCAGCAGGGATCACACTACATGCAagctcaacaacaacaacaacaacaattaatgGCTGCAAGATCCTCACTCTTGTATGCACAACAACCTTTCTCACTGCTTCAACACCAACAACAACTTGGTGTGACCTCTTCCTCAACTGCAAGTCCAGCTCTTCACATGTTGCAAAGCCCCGAAGCTTCCATGGCTTCCGAAGGGCTCCCGGATTTTGGACGTGGTTCGACTGGCGAAGGCTTGGTGGGCGGCGGCGGTAGGGGACTCCTTGTTGGTATTGGGAGTTCTTCAGCTGAGGGGAATTCTGGTGATGATGGGAACTAA